From the genome of Hymenobacter gelipurpurascens:
GGCCATGGTGCGGCGCCACGATGGGGTGGAGTATTACCTCATCACCAATAGCATTGTGGGCATGCTGTTTTTTCGTAACTTCTGGAAGCTGGCCTTTCTGTTTGCCGTGAATGTGGCCGCTTACTTTGGCGTGCGCTACGCCATGACGAGGGTAGATATCAGCCTGTACGCGCCGGGCAGCCTGAATTTCTACAACGTGAACGTGGTGCTGTGTTTCCTGACGCTGTTTTTGGTGGTCTACTATTTCCGCACCGAGAACTTCCGGCAGGAACTGCTGCTCACCCGCCAGAACGACTCGCTGGCCCAGTCCTTGGAACATTTGCAGGCTACGCAGGCCCAGCTGGTGCAACAGGAGAAAATGGCTTCGCTGGGAGCCCTCACGGCCGGTATTGCCCACGAAATTCAGAATCCCCTCAACTTCGTCAATAACTTTTCAGAGGTAGGCCTAGAGATGGTGGAGGAGCTGCGCCAGTCCTTGCAGCAGGAAACCCTCTCCCCCGCCGGACAGCAAACGGTACAACAAGTGCTCAATGACCTGACCCAGAGCCAGCAGAAGGTGCACGAGCACGCCGGACGGGCGGGCGGCATTGTGCGGGCCATGTTGCTGCACTCGCGGTCCAGCACCGGCGAGCGGCTCCCCACCGACCTCAATGCCCTCTGCGACGAGTACCTGCGCCTGGCCTATCATGGCCTGCGCGCCAAAGACCCTAGCTTCACTGCCACCCTCACCACCGATTTTGCAATGCAGCTGGCTCCCCTGGAGGTGGCCCCCGAGGACCTGGGCCGGGTGCTGCTGAACCTGTTTAATAATGTCTTTTATGCCATGCAGCAAAAAGCCACACAAGCCCCACCCGGCACCTACCGGCCTACGCTCACGCTAAGTACTCGCCAGGCCGGCCCGGAGGTGCTGATACAGGTGCGCGACAATGGCACCGGCATTCCGGCCGCTTTACTGAACCAGATTTTCCATCCGTTTTTCACCACCAAGCCGCCCGGCTCCGGCACTGGCCTAGGCCTCTCCATTAGCTACGATATCGTCACGAAGGGGCACGGCGGCACGCTCACCGTCCAGTCGGTGGAGGGCGAATACAGTGAGTTTACGGTTCGGCTGCCGCGATAAACGCTGGTTCCAGCCGCTCCACTTTGCATCTGTCTTTTCTCCCTTTTCTTCACCTTATTCCCTTTCGCTCATGAAAAAGCATGTGTTTCTGGCCGCTCTGGCTGCCAGTGTGCTGGGCTTGGCCAGCGCCTCTTCCGCTCAAACGGATATGCCCGTGCGGGCCAAAGCCAAGATCAAAGACGATAAGGTAAAGATGCGTGACCTGACCGGCGAGAAAAACGAGCTGTCGGCGAAGAAAGGCACGGTCAAATCCAAAACGCGCACTCCCGACGGCAAAGCCAAGGTCAAGACGGAACCCGCCCACAAGGTTAAACAATAGGCGGCCCTAGCGCTTTATCAACACAGCATACTGCTGACAAGTTGCCGTAAACCTTATTGCCCAGCTTGTACGTATATGCCGGACCCCAACGCCCTGTGCGTATGAATATTCCCATCTCTCACCCTCTCCTTACTCTCTGCTCTTTATGAAAAAGTACCTGCTCTCTACCTTGGCTCTCTCGATGCTGCTGTCTGCCGGCTCCGCCACTTCTGCCCTGGCCCAAACCAAGGCCAAGTCTAAGGCCGATAGTGAGAAGACCAAGATGAGCGACAACGGCGCCACCGTTAAGACCAAAGTTGCCGATGATGGCAAAGTGAAGGTGAAAGGCAAATCAGAAGACGGTGCCAAAATGAAGGCCACCACCAAGCCCCGCGAAGGCGTAGAGATGAAGAACATGTCGATGACCGGCGACAAGGGTGTGATGGTGGGCGGCGCCATGATGACGCCCGATAAAGACATCGTAGACAACGCCGTAAACTCAACCGACCACACCACGCTGGTAGCTGCCGTGAAGGCCGCCGGCTTGGTAGAAACGCTGAAAAGCGCGGGTCCATTCACGGTGTTTGCGCCTACCAATGCCGCTTTCGGCAAGCTGCCCGCTGGCACGGCCGACATGCTCATGATGCCTGAGAACAAGCAGAAACTAACCACCATTCTGACCTACCACGTAGTACCCGGTCGCCTGCTGGCCGCCGACCTGAAAGATGGCCAGGTGCTGACGACCGTAGAAGGCGAAGCCCTGACCGTACACCGTAGCGGCGACATGGTAATGATTCATGACGCGAAAGGCGGTATGGCCAACGTAACGACTGCCAACGCAGTATCGAAAAACGGCGTGACGCACGTAATCGACACCGTACTGATGCCGACCAAGTAAGCGCATCTGCTTTTGCAGGCATTTTATCAAAAAAGCCGACCCTATTGCAGGGTCGGCTTTTTTGTTTGGCACATGTGGCGCTGGAGTCGGGTGCAGACGGGTGGCCTAGCGTAACCCCAGCCCCGGCCCTAGGCCAGTAAATCCTGATACTCGGGGTGCTGGCGCACGAACCCGGCCATGAACTTGCAGCTGGTTTTCACCTGCAGACCTTCCTGGCGGGCGTAGGCCAGTCCGGCCTTGGCCAGCTCTTCGGCCAGCCCCTGCCCGCGCAGCTCCTCCGCCACGAAAGTATGGGTGAAGTCGATGACGTTGCTTTGGGGCTTGCTGTAGGCCAGTTCGCCGCTGAAGCCGTCCTGCTCAATAGTAAATTCCTGATCCTGGGGGTGATGTTTAACGTGCACAGACATAGTTAGGAGCAAATGAAAGGAATGATGCCGCAAGCTACTGCCGAGGTTTAGTTGAGGATAGTAGCCTTTTTCAGGGCGGTTTACGTACAAAGGGGTGAGCTGGCTGTCAGGCTGGCTTTTTCTCCCGTTTCCCACATCCACTCCTACTTACTTCTTTCGGTTATGTTACCTACCCCCGAAAACACGCCTGCATCTGATCTGCGCAATGATTCCGACGACCAGAACGGCGCTAACCTGCAGAATACATCAGCCGGAGCACCCCAGCCTACGGTAGGGCACGGCAATAAATCACCTCAGTATGGCGAATTTGGCCATGCTGAGTCGGCTACCAACTCGGCCAACGACGAGACCAGCCAAACCCAGGGCGGCCACGCGGCTCCCTCCATCGCCTACCCCGAACAGCGCGGCAGTGCCCCCCAGAACCTCGACCCTTCGCTGGCGCGTGAAGTAGCCGACTCTGAGTATGGTGAGCAGCGCGAGGGCTGGGCCCAAGACGACCCCCGCTACGGCGGCGGCACCCGCAACTGGGCTACTGCTGAGCCAGCTAACCGCAGCATCGGCTCAGAACCCGACTCCGATGAAACGCCCCACAACCCCAACGCCGGCAACAACGACAACCCCGACGAGTTCAGCGCGCTGCGCCCTGATAACGGCAGCGGCATCCCCGGCAAATAGCCGGTCTGCATCTCTTTTTCTCCCGACTTCCTTCTGACCCCATGGCAACCAAAGACAACGACCAACAAGACCCCGCTGCTGCCCTCGACCCAAAATCGGGCGCTAACCTTACTGAGGAGCAGCGTAAGCACCGCGAAGAGCTGTACGGCTACAAGCGCGATGAAGAAGGCACCCTCGACACGTCGGCCCGCCTCGATGACGAAACCAGCGGAATCCCCAACGGCAGCAACTCCACAGGGCCCGATGGCGACACTGGCAGCAGCCCCGATGAGCTGCTGATTCCCGGCTTCAACAACCCCATCGACGATAATAACCGCTAGGCCACTTTGCCCGGCGTATCCCCAGACAGGCTCCTTGCTCCGGCAAGGAGCCTGTCTGCTTTTTACGGTTTTCAGGACCGCCGCCCCATTGGCCGAAAAGTGGGCTGACCGATTCCAGACTGGCCTCTGAAGGCTGTACTTTTCAGTGGTTTGCATGACAAGACCCGCGAATTCTCGTATACTCATCGAAAATTCTATTTTCCGATACTGCTGCTCCGCCTATGCCCCGTCCTTTCCTTGTCCTGACTGATTTCACGGCTGCCGCCGACACTGCGCTGCGTTATGCCGCCGACCTGGCCAAGCCCCTCGGCGCCTCTTTGGTTTTGCTGCACATCCGGCGCGAATCATTGCTTGACCCCGATGCCTTCATGGGCACCATCCGGCACCTGACGGAGGGCGAGGTGGCGGCGGCGCTGGAGGAGCGCACCCGGGGGCTGGCAGTGCCCGTTACGGTAGAGTCTACTGCCGATGGCATTGAAGCGGCCGTGTCTGACGCCGTACGCCGCCACCAGCCTAGCCTGGTAGTGCTGGGTAAGCCCGATACTGAAGAGACGCCCGACGAACTGGTGAGCAGCACGTCGCTCAAGCTGTTGCGGGCCACCCGCACGCCGCTGCTGGTTGTCCCGATCAGCCATACGGCCCAGGTGCCTCCCCAGCGCATCACAATTGCTGCCGATGATCTGCCCTTTTCCCTCAAACCCCAAACCGAAGCCATTCGGGAACTGCTAGGCCAGTTGCAGCCTACCATCACGGTGGAGCACGTGGTGGAGCCCGAGGACCGCGACGACTGCACTGCCTCCCGCGATGCCGTGCTGAAAAGTGGCCTCACGGCCGAAATCAGCCAGGTCAGAACGCATGGTGTGCGGCATTTGCATACGGTACATGGCATTTTGCAGGGCGCCGCCGAAACCCACGCCGACCTGCTGCTGGTAGTAGCCCGCCGCCGCAGCTTCCTGGGCCAGCTGTTCAACCGTAGCGTTACCTCGCAGGTGATTCTGCACGGCCGCCTGCCCATGCTGCTCTTGCCAGCGCTGGAATAGAGTGAGGTGGTGAAGTGGACGTTCGGCTGGCCTAGAGCTAGTGTCATTGCGAGAGGGGCAAAGCAATCTTTCCTTTGCCTCTCGCCAAATTTTGAAGAAACAAGAAGCCCTTACCTCCACAGTGGAAGTAAGGGCTTTTGCATAGGTCAACGGTTCGTGCAACGGCAAAGGAAAGATTGCTTCGTCCTTCGTCCTCGCAATGACATGTTCTAGGCCAGTCGAACGTTCACCTCACCATTTCACCTTTTCACCACTTCCAGCCGAGCTGTAGGCCGCTGTACCAGTTGCGGCCGGCGGCGGGCTGAAAGAAGCGGTTTCCGAAAGCGTTTAGGTCGTTGCCGAGGCTGTAGCGGCGGTCTGTGATATTCTCCACGCCACCAAAAACATCGGCTTCCAGGTGGCCTAGCAGTGTGCGGCGCCAGCCGGCGCGTGTGCCGAAAGTCCAGTAGCCAGCCGCATAGGCAGAGTTTGCATCGGTAAGCGGAATGCGGGCCTGGTGGTTGAGCGTGGGGTTGAGGTAGAAGCCCAGTTGCTCATTGAAATCGAGGCCGGCGCTGAGCGTGTGCGGGGCGGTGCCGGTGAGGCGGTTGCCGCTGTAGTCGTTGCCACCCGACTCGTACTGCCCGAAGCGGTAGTGGTTATAGGCGTAGCTCGCCCAGGCCCGTAAGCCAGTCTGCACCTGGCCTAGCGCTGGTACAGAGAGGCCTACGGGCGCGGTAGACTGCTGCCACAGCCAACCGCTGAGCGCGGCTTCCAGGCCGCGCTGGCGGGTGTTGCCAGAGTTGGCGAACAGCTGCGTGCCCTGCTCGTCGCTGCGCGTGACGATGGTTTGGCGCAGGCGGAAATCGTAGGCTGCTACATCAAACACTAACCTATTATGGAAGAGCTTGCCGCGGGTGCCCACCTCGTAGCTGGTGCCGCGCTCGGCCTGCAGGTTGCGGTTGAGGCTCCCATCAGAAGGCCGGATTTCTTCCTCCGTGGGCGGCGAGAAGCCACTACTCACGTTGGCATACGCAGATATCAGCGGCGTAATCTCCTTCAACAGGGCCACTCTGGGCGAAACCTGAGGCCGGAAGTCGCGCCGAAACTGGTAGTTGGCAGGCTGCGTGGCGGCATCGGATACGCGGGTGATGCGGTAGCGCAGGCGGTTGTAGCTGGCCCCAGCCGTCAGCAGGAAACCAACGGGCAACTCGTAATCGGCCTGGGCAAACACGAACCCCGTGGCCGTCCTGATTTCATCGTCGTAGCGCAGCAGGCCGGG
Proteins encoded in this window:
- a CDS encoding sensor histidine kinase, whose protein sequence is MSSAQNLPRRSVLGQLGRRLMRLWWRAINLGVLPNLTVWQLKRVHLLNGICWITVGIYAGYVLIFFNSPDWITFRICLFGLVLHLPPLLLNYYHRYDASAYYNILSVTLLCSITAMVRRHDGVEYYLITNSIVGMLFFRNFWKLAFLFAVNVAAYFGVRYAMTRVDISLYAPGSLNFYNVNVVLCFLTLFLVVYYFRTENFRQELLLTRQNDSLAQSLEHLQATQAQLVQQEKMASLGALTAGIAHEIQNPLNFVNNFSEVGLEMVEELRQSLQQETLSPAGQQTVQQVLNDLTQSQQKVHEHAGRAGGIVRAMLLHSRSSTGERLPTDLNALCDEYLRLAYHGLRAKDPSFTATLTTDFAMQLAPLEVAPEDLGRVLLNLFNNVFYAMQQKATQAPPGTYRPTLTLSTRQAGPEVLIQVRDNGTGIPAALLNQIFHPFFTTKPPGSGTGLGLSISYDIVTKGHGGTLTVQSVEGEYSEFTVRLPR
- a CDS encoding GNAT family N-acetyltransferase, encoding MSVHVKHHPQDQEFTIEQDGFSGELAYSKPQSNVIDFTHTFVAEELRGQGLAEELAKAGLAYARQEGLQVKTSCKFMAGFVRQHPEYQDLLA
- a CDS encoding universal stress protein, which produces MPRPFLVLTDFTAAADTALRYAADLAKPLGASLVLLHIRRESLLDPDAFMGTIRHLTEGEVAAALEERTRGLAVPVTVESTADGIEAAVSDAVRRHQPSLVVLGKPDTEETPDELVSSTSLKLLRATRTPLLVVPISHTAQVPPQRITIAADDLPFSLKPQTEAIRELLGQLQPTITVEHVVEPEDRDDCTASRDAVLKSGLTAEISQVRTHGVRHLHTVHGILQGAAETHADLLLVVARRRSFLGQLFNRSVTSQVILHGRLPMLLLPALE
- a CDS encoding fasciclin domain-containing protein → MKKYLLSTLALSMLLSAGSATSALAQTKAKSKADSEKTKMSDNGATVKTKVADDGKVKVKGKSEDGAKMKATTKPREGVEMKNMSMTGDKGVMVGGAMMTPDKDIVDNAVNSTDHTTLVAAVKAAGLVETLKSAGPFTVFAPTNAAFGKLPAGTADMLMMPENKQKLTTILTYHVVPGRLLAADLKDGQVLTTVEGEALTVHRSGDMVMIHDAKGGMANVTTANAVSKNGVTHVIDTVLMPTK